The Pseudofrankia inefficax genome window below encodes:
- a CDS encoding pentapeptide repeat-containing protein yields MVGFPIQTRLPPCSHPSLNPAAEAGRACGATVYPPFDRCWAHLAPADLDAYLATLGPGSDVNAGGVTFTGGLLERFLRACSPGTQLGPRFRNVDFSDAAFVEPAVFTTATFDGQARFAGATFVEGAYFAAVDFGGEAWFGGATFAQDAIFRRTAFRENAFFQDTAFQQGAVFEDTKVNRVLRLSGAAGSLDFTRCEVQGELLVEGAVGALAGTGMRVPGRMALNLEEARVDLSESVFTGPIAIQGRRRPGQAHGVKVTALRGVDAERLVMTDVDLSECQFAGIQRLDLIKLDGECVFAADPAGNRQVLAEEHHWRNAQPGRRAARWASAPPGVEVVGPERLQVLYRQLRKAFEETRNEPGAADFYYGEMEMRRAAARRGRRLERWLLNAYWATSGYALRASRALGCLALVIAATIVALVVWGFPAQAVDLKVDGTLTTQSGPRPIAVTIHQRDPTTQFGDRIGMAVEIALNAAIFRDSDDQLTTAGRYIDISARLLGPLFLGFSLLAVRNRVKR; encoded by the coding sequence ATGGTCGGCTTCCCCATCCAGACCCGCCTCCCGCCGTGTTCCCATCCCTCGCTCAACCCGGCGGCCGAGGCGGGGCGGGCGTGCGGCGCCACGGTGTACCCGCCGTTCGACCGTTGCTGGGCCCATCTGGCGCCCGCCGACCTGGACGCCTACCTCGCCACGCTCGGCCCGGGTTCCGACGTCAACGCCGGCGGAGTGACCTTCACCGGCGGGCTTCTGGAGCGTTTCCTGCGGGCCTGTTCGCCAGGAACCCAGCTGGGACCACGTTTCCGCAACGTCGACTTCAGCGACGCGGCTTTCGTAGAGCCGGCGGTGTTCACCACGGCCACCTTCGACGGCCAGGCGCGTTTCGCTGGCGCGACCTTCGTCGAGGGCGCCTACTTCGCCGCCGTGGACTTCGGCGGCGAAGCCTGGTTCGGCGGCGCGACGTTCGCCCAGGACGCGATCTTTCGTCGCACGGCCTTCCGCGAGAACGCCTTCTTCCAGGACACGGCCTTCCAGCAGGGAGCCGTCTTCGAGGACACGAAAGTCAACAGGGTCTTACGCCTGTCGGGCGCTGCCGGGTCGCTGGACTTCACCAGGTGTGAGGTGCAGGGGGAGCTTCTGGTCGAGGGCGCCGTCGGCGCTCTCGCTGGCACGGGGATGCGCGTACCGGGCCGGATGGCGCTGAACCTTGAAGAAGCGCGGGTGGATCTTTCGGAGTCGGTGTTCACCGGGCCGATCGCCATCCAGGGCCGCCGGCGACCGGGCCAGGCCCACGGCGTGAAGGTGACGGCGCTGCGTGGCGTGGACGCCGAGCGGCTGGTGATGACCGATGTGGATCTGTCCGAATGCCAGTTCGCCGGGATCCAGCGGCTGGACCTGATCAAGCTGGACGGTGAGTGCGTGTTCGCCGCCGACCCGGCCGGGAACAGGCAGGTCCTCGCCGAGGAACACCACTGGCGAAACGCCCAGCCGGGCCGGCGCGCCGCACGCTGGGCCTCCGCGCCGCCAGGTGTCGAGGTCGTGGGACCCGAACGGCTGCAGGTCCTCTACCGGCAGCTGCGCAAGGCGTTCGAGGAGACCAGGAACGAGCCCGGGGCGGCCGACTTCTACTACGGCGAGATGGAGATGCGGCGCGCCGCCGCCCGGCGGGGACGGCGCCTGGAGCGGTGGCTGTTGAACGCCTACTGGGCGACCTCCGGCTATGCGCTGCGCGCCAGCCGCGCGCTCGGCTGCCTGGCCCTCGTCATCGCCGCCACGATCGTCGCGCTCGTCGTGTGGGGATTCCCGGCCCAGGCCGTCGACCTGAAGGTCGACGGCACGCTGACCACCCAGTCCGGCCCGCGGCCGATCGCGGTGACGATCCACCAGCGTGACCCCACCACGCAGTTCGGCGACCGGATCGGGATGGCCGTCGAGATCGCTCTGAACGCGGCCATCTTCCGCGACTCCGACGACCAGCTCACCACGGCGGGCCGGTACATCGACATCTCCGCCCGGCTGTTGGGACCGCTGTTTCTCGGCTTCTCCCTGCTCGCCGTCCGCAACCGCGTCAAACGCTGA
- the glmS gene encoding glutamine--fructose-6-phosphate transaminase (isomerizing), with amino-acid sequence MCGIVAYVGRRPAVPLVVDGLRRLEYRGYDSAGLAIPSKDGGLTVHRAAGRVDELAARLPKRLAATTAIAHTRWATHGAPSDRNAHPHLDAAGRVALVHNGIIENADQLRAKLAADGVVMASDTDTEVLAHLIGRELAAGETDLANAVRVALDQIAGTYGIAVLDAANPGEVVVARNGSPLLLGVGEREVLAASDLSALVAHTRQVVHLEDGDLATLRAGGYEVSRDGALTSRAAEVVDVAPMAYELGGYRHWMHKEIHEQPAAVERAISGRIEDRFATAHLGGLDLSPRDARAVRRVVVLGAGSAYLAGRLGAQLIEEVARIPAVAEPAAEFRYRNPVIEPDTLYVAVSQSGETYDTLAAVQEVQRKGGRVVGIVGVVGSAIARAAGSGIYLHAGPEVSVTSTKTYTATAVSFALLALHLGRVRDLSPADGRRLLGGLRALPGQIAEILAAEDDVAAVAARWSAYSGMLYVGRVRGAVVAAEGALKLKEVAYIHAEAYPASELKHGPLALVSPERPVVVVVPDDELREKNLGTIAEIKARDGRVLVVGHDRALAAVADEVLVVPRNEPELDPILLGIPLQLFAYHAAVTLGHDVDRPRNLAKSVTVE; translated from the coding sequence ATGTGCGGCATCGTCGCCTACGTCGGTCGCCGGCCGGCCGTCCCGCTCGTCGTCGACGGGCTGCGCCGGCTGGAGTACCGCGGCTACGACTCGGCGGGCCTCGCGATCCCGTCCAAGGACGGCGGGCTGACCGTCCACCGGGCCGCCGGCCGGGTCGACGAGCTGGCCGCCCGGCTGCCGAAACGCCTCGCCGCGACGACCGCGATCGCGCACACCCGGTGGGCGACGCACGGCGCGCCGAGTGACCGCAACGCCCACCCGCACCTGGACGCGGCGGGCCGGGTCGCGCTCGTCCACAACGGCATCATCGAGAACGCCGACCAGCTGCGGGCGAAGCTCGCCGCCGACGGCGTCGTCATGGCCTCCGACACGGACACCGAGGTGCTCGCGCACCTGATCGGCCGGGAGCTCGCGGCCGGCGAGACCGACCTGGCGAACGCGGTCCGGGTCGCGCTCGACCAGATCGCCGGCACCTACGGGATCGCCGTCCTCGACGCGGCGAACCCCGGCGAGGTCGTCGTCGCCCGCAACGGCAGCCCGCTGCTGCTCGGCGTCGGCGAACGCGAGGTGCTGGCCGCCTCCGACCTCTCCGCGCTGGTCGCGCACACCCGCCAGGTCGTGCACCTGGAGGACGGCGACCTCGCGACGCTGCGGGCCGGCGGCTACGAGGTCAGCCGCGACGGGGCGCTGACCAGCCGGGCGGCCGAGGTCGTCGACGTCGCGCCGATGGCCTACGAGCTCGGCGGCTACCGGCACTGGATGCACAAGGAGATCCACGAGCAGCCCGCCGCCGTCGAACGGGCGATCAGCGGCCGGATCGAGGACCGGTTCGCCACCGCGCACCTCGGCGGCCTGGACCTCTCACCCCGGGACGCCCGCGCGGTCCGGCGCGTCGTCGTCCTCGGCGCCGGGTCGGCCTACCTCGCCGGCCGGCTCGGGGCGCAGCTGATCGAGGAGGTCGCCCGCATCCCGGCCGTCGCGGAACCGGCGGCGGAGTTCCGCTACCGCAACCCGGTGATCGAGCCCGACACGCTCTACGTCGCGGTCAGCCAGTCCGGCGAGACCTACGACACCCTCGCCGCCGTCCAGGAGGTCCAGCGCAAGGGCGGCCGCGTCGTCGGGATCGTCGGGGTCGTCGGCAGCGCGATCGCCCGCGCCGCCGGCAGCGGGATCTACCTGCACGCGGGGCCGGAGGTGTCGGTCACCTCGACGAAGACCTACACCGCGACGGCGGTCTCGTTCGCGCTGCTCGCGCTGCACCTGGGCCGCGTGCGCGACCTGTCCCCCGCCGACGGGCGGCGCCTGCTCGGCGGGCTGCGCGCGCTGCCCGGGCAGATCGCCGAGATCCTCGCGGCCGAGGACGACGTCGCCGCGGTCGCCGCCCGCTGGTCCGCGTACAGCGGGATGCTCTACGTGGGCCGGGTCCGCGGCGCGGTCGTCGCCGCGGAGGGGGCGCTGAAGCTCAAGGAGGTCGCCTACATCCACGCCGAGGCCTACCCCGCGTCCGAGCTCAAGCACGGCCCGCTCGCGCTGGTGTCACCGGAGCGGCCGGTCGTCGTGGTCGTGCCCGACGACGAGCTGCGCGAGAAGAACCTCGGGACGATCGCGGAGATCAAGGCCCGCGACGGCCGGGTCCTCGTCGTCGGCCACGACCGGGCGCTGGCGGCGGTCGCCGACGAGGTGCTGGTGGTGCCGCGCAACGAGCCGGAGCTCGACCCGATCCTGCTCGGCATCCCGCTGCAGCTGTTCGCCTACCACGCCGCCGTCACGCTCGGCCACGACGTCGACCGCCCGCGCAACCTCGCCAAGTCGGTCACCGTCGAGTAG
- a CDS encoding transcriptional regulator, which translates to MTVVGAAALPASAATSAPTRPASAVHGAPAQREVRVDITVEPVPAAVTAVLVRNATTGAVVGVFPVRSRAVTHLTVTVPVGTTLDISALRAANANRPANLGTVRVVVGPNGSTAAGNAVTVTFRQGSKPKAALGAQLARQGAKLSVR; encoded by the coding sequence GTGACCGTCGTGGGTGCCGCGGCGCTGCCGGCGAGCGCGGCCACCTCCGCGCCGACGCGGCCGGCCAGCGCGGTCCACGGCGCGCCCGCCCAGCGGGAGGTCCGCGTCGACATCACCGTCGAGCCCGTCCCGGCGGCGGTCACGGCGGTGCTGGTCCGCAACGCGACGACCGGCGCCGTGGTCGGGGTGTTCCCGGTCCGGTCCCGGGCGGTCACCCACCTGACCGTCACCGTCCCGGTCGGGACGACGCTGGACATCTCGGCGCTGAGGGCGGCCAACGCGAACCGGCCCGCGAACCTGGGCACCGTGCGGGTCGTCGTCGGACCGAACGGCTCGACGGCCGCGGGCAACGCCGTCACGGTCACGTTCCGCCAGGGTTCGAAGCCGAAGGCGGCGCTCGGCGCGCAGCTGGCCCGCCAGGGCGCGAAGCTCTCCGTCCGCTGA
- a CDS encoding DUF6204 family protein: MSSRTYRVTVRGMFDQLTEPQRAELLAAAAEHDVFRAEFTEAGNLTYDLAARPFFTFRYLVTATGGADTDLAAEPVSAAADGASAAAAWLAERGYGHKNLRASADGVPEAPLGARARRQARRG, from the coding sequence GTGAGCAGCCGCACGTACCGGGTGACCGTCCGGGGCATGTTCGACCAGCTGACCGAGCCCCAGCGGGCCGAGCTCCTCGCGGCCGCCGCCGAGCACGACGTGTTCCGCGCCGAGTTCACCGAGGCCGGCAACCTCACCTACGACCTCGCGGCCCGCCCGTTCTTCACGTTCCGCTACCTGGTCACCGCGACCGGCGGCGCCGACACGGACCTGGCGGCCGAGCCGGTGTCGGCCGCCGCCGACGGTGCCAGCGCCGCCGCGGCGTGGCTGGCCGAGCGCGGCTACGGCCACAAGAACCTGCGCGCCTCCGCCGACGGCGTCCCCGAGGCCCCGCTGGGCGCCCGCGCCCGCCGCCAGGCCCGCCGCGGCTGA
- a CDS encoding ABC transporter substrate-binding protein: MPTGSLADAVRRGPTRLRLRATVLLAALLLVATACGGSSDKAATATTTKTYKIGVLTDITGPSSALGKKVLAAVRAGIGVAGTEGYKIQYVTGDTQSTAAGAGTAAQKLVNQDHVFAVILISNLGYGAAPFLTAKGVPVFGGDIDGPEWLTSRNMFSVFGYPDYTKVETTTGQFFKLVGATTIGAIAYGVVPSAALSAQATAVSSTAAGLKTGYLNAQVPLGSTDVGPMVLAMKSAKVDGAIFLLQQNTAFAVIEGLGQQGAALKAPLLTGGYGADLLDAGPGAQRDAQGAYFQLPFEPAEMGTPATEKFQAALRQYAGFTEPGGLNEYIAYLSVDALVAGLKKAGDRPTQASLITAMLGISDYDGAGLFGSHTMSFAMADRGKGGVGSDNCLWFTRFEGSSFHLVQGADPLCGSVIAGKTVS, translated from the coding sequence ATGCCCACTGGCTCCCTCGCCGACGCCGTCAGGCGCGGACCGACCCGGCTGAGACTGCGCGCCACGGTGCTCCTGGCGGCCTTGTTACTGGTCGCGACGGCCTGCGGAGGCTCCTCGGACAAGGCCGCCACCGCCACCACGACGAAGACCTACAAGATCGGTGTCCTCACGGACATCACCGGCCCGTCGTCGGCGCTGGGCAAGAAGGTGCTGGCCGCGGTCCGGGCCGGCATCGGCGTCGCCGGCACCGAGGGCTACAAGATCCAGTATGTCACCGGTGACACCCAGTCCACGGCCGCCGGCGCCGGGACGGCGGCCCAGAAGCTGGTCAACCAGGACCACGTGTTCGCGGTCATCCTGATCTCCAACCTCGGGTACGGCGCCGCGCCGTTCCTCACGGCCAAGGGCGTGCCCGTCTTCGGCGGCGACATCGACGGCCCGGAGTGGCTGACGAGCCGCAACATGTTCTCGGTCTTCGGCTACCCCGACTACACCAAGGTCGAGACCACCACGGGCCAGTTCTTCAAGCTCGTCGGCGCGACCACCATCGGGGCGATCGCCTACGGCGTCGTCCCCAGCGCCGCGCTCTCCGCCCAGGCGACCGCGGTGTCCTCGACCGCCGCCGGCCTGAAGACGGGCTATCTCAACGCGCAGGTCCCGCTCGGGAGCACCGACGTCGGCCCGATGGTCCTCGCGATGAAGTCCGCGAAGGTCGACGGAGCGATCTTCCTGCTGCAGCAGAACACCGCGTTCGCCGTCATCGAGGGCCTCGGCCAGCAGGGCGCGGCGCTGAAGGCTCCGCTGCTGACCGGCGGCTACGGCGCCGACCTGCTCGACGCCGGTCCCGGCGCCCAGCGCGACGCCCAGGGCGCCTACTTCCAGCTGCCCTTCGAGCCCGCCGAGATGGGGACGCCGGCCACGGAGAAGTTCCAGGCGGCACTCAGGCAGTACGCCGGGTTCACCGAGCCGGGCGGCCTCAACGAGTACATCGCGTACCTCTCCGTCGACGCCCTCGTGGCCGGTCTGAAGAAGGCGGGCGACAGGCCGACCCAGGCCTCACTGATCACGGCCATGCTCGGCATCTCCGACTACGACGGCGCCGGGCTGTTCGGCAGCCACACCATGTCCTTCGCGATGGCCGACCGGGGCAAGGGCGGAGTCGGCTCGGACAACTGCCTGTGGTTCACCAGGTTCGAGGGCAGTTCGTTCCACCTGGTCCAGGGGGCCGACCCGCTGTGCGGCTCGGTGATCGCCGGTAAGACCGTGTCCTGA
- a CDS encoding CaiB/BaiF CoA-transferase family protein produces the protein MDLSVDVAGGFAARLMGGSGLRVVRPRGGGPPVPTGDDLLRVYLDAGKEHLPCPASPSGLVDAEDLVFLTFDRGAYIGLPAGWTVEDLPAGCVRVTTSSFGTTGPYRTWRGGPLADWAAGGYLGITGDPDRPPLIGPEHLCGYVAGYTAAIAAEAALRHRARTGEPQRVDLSTMESMLSVHQSTFSRLAVGIVRERTGRYTEVYPLVVRPCLDGYVSLGVVTDAEFDRLAIAVGRAELAADERFADAAARWAHRDALDTELDTFLGARTAEQAVAVLVEHGVAAAKVVGPYEVLRNPQLAHRGFWRQPAGRGGSGRMPGDPVPAGVTLGSSPRSDRRRAGRARHRGALPLSGLTVLDFTAFWAGPLATRWLADLGADVVWVERPGSRAEPGGTTQDLTAEVMRVFHRKMNRNKRSVLLDLKTAAGRAAARRLAAEADLLVENFRPGVMAAFGLGPAEMCALNPELVYVSLSGFGASGPWAARRSYGPTIEAASSVEGRTGYPGGEPLRLGHTLPDATGGLAGALAALRGLRDRDASGRGGWFDVSQLEVYAALCGEEILAASLTGQDPPRIGNRSRHGGVQGVFRCAGDDAWIAVRLAGRRDLERLAEVTGLDGLARAARTGPRDDAAAEALIAGYTATRDKHRTAALLQDAGLEAFAVLGPAELLADDHLRARGFFVTARPGDTLPGSPLHSEPPLVDPRGPAPRFGAHTDEVLGQFGLPRPEIAHP, from the coding sequence GTGGATCTGAGCGTCGACGTCGCCGGCGGCTTCGCGGCGAGGCTGATGGGCGGGTCGGGGCTGCGCGTCGTCAGGCCACGCGGCGGCGGCCCCCCGGTCCCGACGGGCGACGACCTTCTCCGGGTCTACCTCGACGCCGGGAAGGAGCACCTACCGTGCCCGGCGTCGCCGTCCGGGCTCGTCGACGCGGAGGACCTCGTGTTCCTGACCTTCGACCGGGGCGCCTACATCGGCCTGCCGGCCGGCTGGACCGTGGAGGACCTGCCCGCGGGCTGCGTGCGGGTGACGACCAGCAGCTTCGGGACGACCGGGCCGTACCGGACCTGGCGCGGGGGGCCGCTGGCGGACTGGGCGGCCGGCGGCTACCTCGGGATCACCGGTGACCCGGACCGGCCCCCGCTGATCGGTCCGGAGCATCTGTGCGGCTACGTCGCCGGTTACACGGCGGCGATCGCGGCGGAGGCCGCGCTGCGCCACCGCGCCCGCACCGGCGAGCCCCAGCGGGTCGACCTCAGCACGATGGAATCGATGCTGAGCGTGCACCAGTCGACGTTCTCGCGGCTGGCCGTCGGCATCGTCCGGGAGCGCACCGGCCGGTACACGGAGGTGTATCCGCTGGTGGTCCGACCGTGCCTGGACGGGTACGTCTCGCTCGGCGTCGTGACCGACGCCGAGTTCGACCGGCTGGCCATCGCCGTCGGGCGCGCGGAGCTCGCGGCCGACGAGCGGTTCGCCGACGCGGCCGCCCGGTGGGCGCACCGCGACGCGCTCGACACCGAGCTCGACACGTTCCTCGGCGCCCGAACCGCCGAGCAGGCCGTGGCCGTGCTGGTCGAGCACGGCGTGGCCGCGGCGAAGGTCGTCGGCCCGTACGAGGTCCTGCGCAACCCGCAGCTCGCCCACCGCGGTTTCTGGCGCCAGCCGGCCGGTCGGGGCGGCAGCGGGCGGATGCCGGGAGACCCGGTCCCGGCGGGCGTGACCCTCGGCTCCTCGCCCCGGTCCGACCGGCGCCGCGCCGGTCGTGCGCGCCACCGCGGGGCGCTTCCCCTGTCTGGCCTGACCGTGCTGGACTTCACGGCGTTCTGGGCCGGTCCGCTGGCGACCCGGTGGCTCGCCGACCTCGGCGCGGACGTCGTCTGGGTGGAGCGGCCCGGCTCGCGCGCCGAGCCTGGCGGGACCACGCAGGATCTCACCGCGGAGGTCATGCGGGTCTTCCACCGCAAGATGAACCGCAACAAGCGCAGCGTCCTGCTCGACCTGAAGACCGCCGCCGGCCGCGCGGCCGCGCGGAGGCTGGCCGCCGAGGCCGACCTCCTGGTCGAGAACTTCCGGCCCGGGGTGATGGCCGCGTTCGGCCTCGGCCCGGCCGAGATGTGCGCCCTGAATCCCGAACTGGTCTACGTGTCACTGTCCGGGTTCGGGGCCAGCGGCCCGTGGGCGGCGCGGCGTTCCTACGGCCCCACGATCGAGGCGGCGTCCTCGGTCGAGGGCCGGACCGGCTATCCGGGCGGCGAGCCGCTGCGCCTGGGCCACACCCTTCCCGACGCGACCGGCGGCCTCGCCGGCGCGCTGGCGGCGCTGCGCGGACTGCGTGACCGCGACGCGAGCGGGCGGGGCGGCTGGTTCGACGTCTCCCAGCTGGAGGTCTACGCCGCCCTGTGCGGCGAGGAGATCCTCGCCGCCTCGCTCACCGGGCAGGACCCGCCGCGGATCGGCAACCGTTCCAGGCACGGCGGCGTGCAGGGTGTGTTCCGGTGCGCCGGGGACGACGCGTGGATCGCCGTCCGGCTGGCCGGCCGGCGGGACCTGGAACGCCTGGCGGAGGTCACCGGCCTCGACGGGCTCGCCCGCGCGGCGAGGACCGGGCCGCGCGACGACGCCGCCGCCGAGGCTCTGATCGCCGGCTACACGGCGACCCGCGACAAGCACCGGACGGCGGCGTTGCTGCAGGACGCCGGGCTGGAGGCGTTCGCCGTGCTCGGCCCCGCGGAGCTGCTCGCCGACGACCACCTGCGCGCTCGCGGCTTCTTCGTGACGGCCCGGCCCGGCGACACCCTGCCCGGTTCGCCGCTGCACAGCGAGCCGCCCCTGGTCGACCCGCGGGGGCCGGCGCCGCGGTTCGGCGCGCACACCGACGAGGTCCTCGGTCAGTTCGGGCTGCCTCGGCCCGAGATCGCCCATCCGTAG
- a CDS encoding enoyl-CoA hydratase/isomerase family protein, with the protein MAPDRVTTETRGRVRVVRLNRPDKLNAADPAMQRGLLETLRAILADGSAAAAVLTGAGTAFCAGGDLAVVRELAAGNDRLADELATINEDLLTLMLRRELPVVAAVNGPAIGFGAALLAMCDIVVMAASAYVSEPHARYGLAPSPALRLVWPELTSRLVAKELLLTGRRVGAEEAVRIGLANRAVPDGAELATAVQIATDLATVPRAGILAVLQQLNGPLGDRAAGSAP; encoded by the coding sequence ATGGCGCCTGACCGCGTCACGACCGAGACCCGCGGCCGGGTCCGCGTCGTGCGGCTGAACCGTCCCGACAAGCTGAACGCCGCCGACCCGGCGATGCAGCGCGGGCTGCTCGAGACGCTGCGGGCGATCCTCGCGGACGGCTCCGCCGCCGCCGCCGTCCTGACCGGTGCCGGCACGGCGTTCTGCGCCGGCGGCGACCTCGCCGTCGTCCGCGAGCTCGCCGCCGGCAACGACCGGCTCGCCGACGAGCTGGCGACCATCAACGAGGACCTGCTGACGTTGATGCTGCGCCGCGAGCTGCCCGTGGTCGCCGCGGTGAACGGGCCGGCGATCGGCTTCGGGGCCGCCCTGTTGGCGATGTGCGACATCGTCGTGATGGCCGCGTCCGCCTATGTCAGCGAGCCGCACGCGCGGTACGGCCTCGCGCCCTCGCCGGCGCTGCGCCTGGTCTGGCCCGAGCTGACGTCCCGCCTCGTCGCGAAGGAGCTCCTCCTGACCGGCCGACGGGTCGGCGCCGAGGAGGCCGTGCGGATCGGGCTCGCCAACCGGGCGGTGCCCGACGGCGCGGAGCTGGCGACGGCGGTCCAGATCGCGACCGACCTGGCGACCGTGCCCAGGGCCGGGATCCTGGCGGTCCTCCAGCAGCTGAACGGGCCGCTCGGCGACCGTGCGGCCGGGTCGGCGCCGTGA
- a CDS encoding TetR/AcrR family transcriptional regulator, protein MTASAKRQEGAVRRPRLDGVEFDDLSTGAQLREIALGLFADHGIQATSIRMVAAAAGVSPGAILHYYPSKKALESAVREEVLRRVFHRAQAVSPSDAPLEALANRFRAYAEVVQSQPALARYMRRVFIEGGEESVELFRTLVEALGAEHSARVAAGRAREFEDPEVGIALYFHLVSAQVLIGPLLEAVVGLNLEDPEDVARLNRALMDLLSRALFSQ, encoded by the coding sequence GTGACGGCTTCCGCGAAACGCCAGGAGGGCGCGGTCCGCCGACCGCGGCTCGACGGTGTCGAGTTCGACGACCTGTCGACAGGCGCCCAGTTGCGTGAGATCGCGCTGGGCCTCTTCGCCGACCACGGCATTCAGGCCACGTCGATCCGGATGGTGGCCGCGGCCGCCGGCGTGTCCCCCGGCGCGATCCTGCATTACTACCCGTCGAAGAAGGCGCTGGAGTCGGCCGTCCGGGAGGAGGTCCTGCGCCGCGTCTTCCACCGGGCGCAGGCGGTGAGCCCGTCCGACGCCCCGCTCGAGGCGTTGGCGAACCGCTTCCGGGCATACGCCGAGGTGGTGCAGAGCCAGCCCGCGCTCGCCCGCTACATGCGCCGGGTGTTCATCGAGGGCGGCGAGGAGAGCGTCGAGCTGTTCCGGACGCTGGTCGAGGCACTGGGCGCCGAGCACTCGGCCCGGGTCGCCGCCGGCAGGGCCCGGGAGTTCGAGGACCCAGAGGTCGGCATCGCCCTGTACTTCCACCTGGTCAGCGCCCAGGTGCTCATCGGGCCCCTGCTCGAAGCGGTGGTCGGCCTCAACCTCGAAGATCCCGAGGATGTCGCCCGGCTGAACCGTGCGCTGATGGACCTGCTCAGCAGGGCGCTCTTCTCGCAGTAG
- a CDS encoding sigma-70 family RNA polymerase sigma factor, which yields MPDHDRPHTSPTSPLPPEPGPGEPGRGEAGGGEWLAGRFEEHRAYLRSVAYRMLGSRAEADDAVQEAWLRLARSDAGAIENLRAWLTTVVGRVCLNALRARAARREEPAELTLADPVVSRPDEAPGPEEQALLADAVGVALLVVLDTLDPPERLAFVLHDLFAVPFDEIAPMVGRSPQAARQLASRARRRVRGAAGDARGDGGDGVVAGDDARRRAVVEAFFAAARGGDLDGLLALLAPDAVLRADVGAATGAPAAAGGVRHGADAIARQALRFANPRSTLHPVLVNGTTGVVVTVGGEPAAVMAFTVLAGQIVAIDAWSGPDRLRSVDLGALTR from the coding sequence ATGCCCGACCATGACCGCCCTCACACCAGTCCCACCAGCCCCCTGCCGCCCGAGCCCGGTCCTGGAGAGCCCGGCCGGGGGGAGGCCGGCGGCGGGGAGTGGCTGGCGGGGCGGTTCGAGGAGCACCGGGCCTACCTGCGGTCGGTGGCCTACCGGATGCTCGGCTCGCGCGCCGAGGCCGACGACGCCGTGCAGGAGGCCTGGCTGCGGCTGGCCCGCTCGGACGCCGGCGCGATCGAGAACCTGCGGGCCTGGCTGACGACCGTCGTCGGCCGGGTGTGCCTCAACGCGCTGCGGGCCCGGGCGGCGCGCCGGGAGGAGCCGGCCGAGCTGACGCTGGCGGATCCGGTCGTGTCCCGGCCCGACGAGGCGCCCGGCCCCGAGGAGCAGGCGCTGCTGGCCGACGCGGTCGGGGTCGCGCTGCTGGTCGTCCTCGACACGCTGGACCCGCCGGAACGGCTCGCGTTCGTGCTGCACGACCTGTTCGCCGTGCCGTTCGACGAGATCGCGCCGATGGTCGGCCGGTCCCCGCAGGCGGCCCGCCAGCTCGCCAGCCGGGCCCGGCGCCGGGTCCGCGGCGCCGCCGGGGACGCCCGGGGCGACGGGGGCGACGGGGTGGTGGCCGGTGACGACGCCCGGCGCCGGGCGGTCGTCGAGGCGTTCTTCGCCGCCGCCCGCGGCGGTGACCTCGACGGGCTGCTGGCGCTGCTCGCGCCGGACGCCGTGCTGCGCGCCGACGTCGGCGCCGCGACCGGCGCGCCCGCGGCCGCGGGCGGGGTCCGCCACGGCGCCGACGCGATCGCCCGCCAGGCGCTGCGGTTCGCGAACCCGCGCTCGACGCTGCACCCGGTGCTGGTCAACGGCACCACCGGGGTCGTCGTCACGGTCGGCGGCGAGCCGGCGGCGGTCATGGCGTTCACCGTCCTCGCGGGCCAGATCGTCGCGATCGACGCCTGGTCGGGCCCGGACCGGCTGCGGTCGGTCGACCTCGGCGCCCTCACCCGCTGA
- a CDS encoding carboxymuconolactone decarboxylase family protein, with product MQSRMKHPVYVVPAALSALTALGDAVKATGLSETTIELVNLRASQLNGCAWCLNMHAGALRKAGQSDERIDTVAGWRDAPYFTDAERAALALAEAETRLADSPDPVPDAVFAEAARHFDETQLAALILTVAQINLWNRLNVTTHHVAGAY from the coding sequence ATGCAATCGCGGATGAAGCACCCGGTGTACGTCGTTCCCGCCGCGCTGTCGGCGCTCACCGCCCTCGGTGACGCGGTGAAGGCGACGGGCCTCTCGGAGACGACGATCGAGCTGGTCAACCTGCGGGCCAGCCAGCTCAACGGCTGCGCCTGGTGCCTGAACATGCACGCCGGCGCGCTGCGCAAGGCCGGGCAGAGCGACGAGCGGATCGACACGGTGGCCGGCTGGCGGGACGCGCCGTACTTCACCGACGCCGAGCGGGCCGCGCTGGCCCTCGCCGAGGCGGAGACCCGGCTCGCCGACAGCCCGGACCCGGTCCCCGACGCCGTGTTCGCCGAGGCGGCCCGCCACTTCGACGAGACCCAGCTCGCGGCGCTGATCCTGACCGTCGCCCAGATCAACCTGTGGAACCGGCTCAACGTCACCACCCACCACGTCGCCGGCGCCTACTAG